Part of the Persephonella sp. genome, TATCCCCGTCAAAATTAATAATAAGAGGATCAACAAGTGCAAAGCTTCCAGCTTTAACATTAATGTGCTCCACCTGAAGTTCTGATCTGCTCATCTCAAAAGAAAGTCCAAATTTAACCTGTCTGCCGTCCTTCGTTCTAATGTAGCCTTCAGCCTGAAATCTGACATAATCCTCCTGATAGCTGACTTTTTTGTAATCCAGTTCCATTCCAATCTGGGGGATATCAACAGGCTCTATTCTTGATATATTACTCTCCAGATCAGAGACAGAAGACACCTTTATTTTTTTTCCTGTTATCTTTTCTATAAGCAGTTGTATTAATAGGGCATTCAGCTCCTCTTTTGTTTTACTTCCTTTAGATAGATTTACAGCAGATATATCCAACTTTAAACTTTTCACGGATATATCAACCTGAGAGCTTTGACCACCACTTTGAGTTATTAACCTGAAACTCAGCTTTTCGTAAGAAAAGCTCAACTTTCTGCTCTCTGAAGACAGATCAATACTGTAGCTGTCCACCTTCATCTTTAAAATCCCAGATGAATTTATGCTTTATTATCGTAAGAACTGATTTATTTTTTAATGTAAGTTACTGAAATTATTAAGATTATCCACCAGATATGGCATTGACAACCTTTATATCGTCATTCTCACCAATAAGCTCATCTTCCTGTGCAAGTTCCCCATTTTTTACAACAAAAGCATACTCAGGGGATAAACCTAACTTTTTGATTATATCTACAGCCTTTACAGTTTCTTTATCAAACTTCAATACCTGCTCTTTTCCCCTGTATTTTATCTTTATCTCCACAGGAACCTCCAGAAAAAATTATTAATGAAACTTGTAAATATATTCAATTCTCTATATATTAATAAAAATTATTAGCGGTAAAGGGGGATCTAAATTTTAAATATAACAAAATGATACCAGAAACTGACAGAATAAAGGTTTTATATGTTGAAGACGACACCGGCGTAAAAGAAGCAACCCTCCACCTTTTAAAAGAGTTTTTCAGCAGAGTAATAACAGCTTCTGACGGTTTAGAAGGACTGAACCTTTACAAGAAGGAAAAGCCTGATCTGATCATTACAGATATTGATATGCCCCAGATGTCAGGACTTGAAATGATCAGCAAAATCCGTGAGAGTGACAGCGATACATCAATTGTGGTGTTTACAGCCCATTCAGAAACAGAATTTTTAATTGAAAGTATCAAACTTGGCGTAGATGGATATGTTCTTAAGCCTATAGATCTGAAGCAGTTTATTCAGACAATAAAAAAGGCTGCGGAAAATATATATCTCAAAAAAGAATTACAAAAAAGCATAAATCTGTTAAAACAGTATCAGGAAGCTGTAGATAAACTGTTTATAGTTTCAAAAACAGATCCAAGAGGTTTTATTACCTATGTAAATGAAAAGTTCTGCGATATCTCAAAATATAAAAAGGAAGAGCTTATAGGAAAACCCCACAATGTTGTGAGGCACCCTGACGTTCCAAGACAGTTTTTCAAAGACCTATGGAGAACAATAAAGAAAGAAAAAAGAATATGGAAGGGTATCGTAAAAAACAGAGCTAAAGACGGTACCACCTATTATGTGGATACAGTGATAACCCCAATATTTGATGAGAACAAAAATATAATAGAGTTTCTTTCCATAAGAAAGGATATATCCGGAATTATTAACCCCAGAAAAAAATTAGAAACCATTTTTGTTACTTCAGATAATATGCTGGTTGCTATAATAAATGTGGATAATTTTGAGTATATAGAAAAACTGCTAGACTTTAAGTCCCTCCAAAAAGTTGAAGATAAAATCGTTGAGATAATTATCAAAAACACCCCGAAAGAGTGCAATTTTAATGAGGTGATAAATGTAGGTGATGGAGAGTTTGTTCTTGCAAAAGAAGTGGATAAGATTAATGACAGACTTATTGAAGAGACCATTAAAAACCTAAAAAAAATACAGAACTCCCTTCAGCAGGTAAGCGGGGAGTTTATAGATTATGAACTGGACGTTAGCATAAGCATCGCATACGGAAAAAATGCATACAAGGTGGCAAAATACGGTCTTTCAAAAATTGGGGGAATAAACACCGATTTTATAATAGCTAACGAACTTGAAGAAAAAGTAAAGACAGAAGCACAGCACAACCTGAAAATCCTAAGTCTTATCAAATATGCCTTAAATAACGGAGGAGTTCTCCTGTATCTACAGCCTATAGTAGACAACAACACAGGTAATATAAAAAGATACGAAGCACTTTTAAGAATAAAGGACAAAAACAGCAATATATTATCCCCATTTCAATTTCTTGAGATAGCCAAAAAAACCAAATACTACCCTCAATTGACCCTCTCAATAATAAGGCAGGTTTTTAATGTTTTAGACAAGCTTGATACGAAAATAAGCATTAATCTATCGGCGGTTGATATAGAAAAGGAACATATAAGAAACAGCATTCTTAAACTGTTAGAAGCTAATAAAGACAAAGCAAAGAAACTGACATTTGAACTGCTTGAGGAAGATGTAAAAGACTTTTCTGTGGTAACAGAGTTTATAAAAAGAATTAAATCATTCGGGATACAGATCGCGATAGACGACTTTGGTAGCGGTTATTCTAACTTTGAAAGACTGCTTGACTACCAACCTGACATACTAAAAATAGACGGAAGTCTGGTCAAAAATATAGAGAATGACAGATTTTCAAGGAACCTTATTGAGGTAATTGTTAATTTCGCCAAAAGACAGAACTTACAGACCATCGCAGAGTTTGTAGAAAATGAAAGCATCTACAGAATACTGAAAGAGATGGGGGTAGATTTTTCTCAAGGTTACTATTTTGGAAAACCTGAACCTTACGAAAAAATAATTAATAGGTCTACAACTTAAAAGAATTTTGACGAAAATTTAAATAAATCCATCTCAGGAAGAGAAAATGAACAGCATAGGTAAGATACTTGTTGTTGAAGACTCAAAAACCATGAACAACATTATAGCCAACAAACTGAAAGATCTTGGTTTTTCAGTTCAGAGCGCTTTCTCACTGAAGGAAGCTGACAAATATCTTGATAAAAACAGATACGATCTTATTATTCTTGATCTTCATCTTCCAGACGGAGAAGGATCTGATCTGATAATGGATATCCGTTCAATCACAAATACTAAAATTATCATTTTAACCTCGGTTAAAGATGAATACCTTAGAGATGAACTATTTAAATATGGCATTCTGGATTACATCGTAAAAGACAAAAATCTACAGTATTCTCTGGAAGAGATAATAAAAATTATCAAACATATAAAGAAAAAAGAAAGGGATAAAATTCTTGTTATAGACGATTCCCGTTTCGTGTGCAAACAGGTAAAAAGGGTTTTAGAACCGAGAAATTATATAGTTGAAACAACATCTACCGGAAAAGAAGGACTGCAAAAACTCCAGCAAGGAAATTTCAGCCTTGTTGTCCTTGATATGGAACTTCCGGACATACACGGAACACAGCTTCTTCAGACTATAAGAGAAGACAGAAGATTTATAAAACTGCCGGTTTTAGTTCTATCAGGCACAGCTGATGCCGAAACTGTAAGGTATATACTGAAAAACGGTGCCAGCGACTACCTGAGGAAACCTTTTATCTTTGAAGAATTTCTCCTTAGAGTTGACCTATGGGTTGATTACTACAAACAAAGCAAAGAATTAGATGAAAAAACAGATCAATTAGAAGAACTTAACAAAAATCTTGAAGAAAGAATAAAACAGGAAACACTGAAAAATTTAGAAAAAGACAGACTTCTTTTTGCCAAATCAAGGCTTGCAGAGATAGGACAGATGATGAGTGCCATTGCCCACCAGTGGAAACAGCCGTTAAACTCTTTATCGGCTTTAATAAGCAGGACATAC contains:
- a CDS encoding EAL domain-containing protein, translating into MIPETDRIKVLYVEDDTGVKEATLHLLKEFFSRVITASDGLEGLNLYKKEKPDLIITDIDMPQMSGLEMISKIRESDSDTSIVVFTAHSETEFLIESIKLGVDGYVLKPIDLKQFIQTIKKAAENIYLKKELQKSINLLKQYQEAVDKLFIVSKTDPRGFITYVNEKFCDISKYKKEELIGKPHNVVRHPDVPRQFFKDLWRTIKKEKRIWKGIVKNRAKDGTTYYVDTVITPIFDENKNIIEFLSIRKDISGIINPRKKLETIFVTSDNMLVAIINVDNFEYIEKLLDFKSLQKVEDKIVEIIIKNTPKECNFNEVINVGDGEFVLAKEVDKINDRLIEETIKNLKKIQNSLQQVSGEFIDYELDVSISIAYGKNAYKVAKYGLSKIGGINTDFIIANELEEKVKTEAQHNLKILSLIKYALNNGGVLLYLQPIVDNNTGNIKRYEALLRIKDKNSNILSPFQFLEIAKKTKYYPQLTLSIIRQVFNVLDKLDTKISINLSAVDIEKEHIRNSILKLLEANKDKAKKLTFELLEEDVKDFSVVTEFIKRIKSFGIQIAIDDFGSGYSNFERLLDYQPDILKIDGSLVKNIENDRFSRNLIEVIVNFAKRQNLQTIAEFVENESIYRILKEMGVDFSQGYYFGKPEPYEKIINRSTT
- a CDS encoding response regulator, which codes for MNSIGKILVVEDSKTMNNIIANKLKDLGFSVQSAFSLKEADKYLDKNRYDLIILDLHLPDGEGSDLIMDIRSITNTKIIILTSVKDEYLRDELFKYGILDYIVKDKNLQYSLEEIIKIIKHIKKKERDKILVIDDSRFVCKQVKRVLEPRNYIVETTSTGKEGLQKLQQGNFSLVVLDMELPDIHGTQLLQTIREDRRFIKLPVLVLSGTADAETVRYILKNGASDYLRKPFIFEEFLLRVDLWVDYYKQSKELDEKTDQLEELNKNLEERIKQETLKNLEKDRLLFAKSRLAEIGQMMSAIAHQWKQPLNSLSALISRTYLKYQLNNNSIDKQTMDFCFENANLQIQDMSETITNFMNFFKPDKEKEIFNLYSNIRRTIKLIKNVLKSSGIELEVDVDRSIYVEGYPNEFGQIILNMINNSKDAFLERNISDRKIKISAKENNNNIKIFIEDTAGGIPESIKTKIFEPYFTTKNSNGTGLGLYICKLIVENYMRGGISVKNTGKGARFEIKLPKIKQKTT
- a CDS encoding MoaD/ThiS family protein, producing the protein MEIKIKYRGKEQVLKFDKETVKAVDIIKKLGLSPEYAFVVKNGELAQEDELIGENDDIKVVNAISGG